In Argiope bruennichi chromosome 4, qqArgBrue1.1, whole genome shotgun sequence, the sequence GtatgacaaaattaaatattattaaatatacacaACTTTTTAGCCTTTAACCTTTAAATTGCATGTAGTTACTCTTAGTTAACTTCGTGCGATGAGAAATTtcgatctgattttttttcaaaactgacaAATGATATACTTACATCCTTCCCCTCGCAAGATGATTCGGGCCGGACTGTTGGGAGTGAAGGTTGCCACCGCCGTCATGGATCTTCTGaacctaataataaaaataattctaataaagtcTAGGAAGGAAAGGTATACATTTTTACTGTCGagtaatttcaaaacattgagaattaaaaaaaaaccctaacaTTTCTAATGACAAAATATGAcatcttttgtataaaaaataggCTATAATAATGCACAGTTTAAGATACCCCATCAgagttaatgaatttttgtttgtttgttattttgtGCTTATTTCATCTCAAAAGTGATGTCAAATATCAGAATTACATTGCACGATACATTTAACCACTCAACAAAATGTGtacaaatttacataaattagaGTAAGAAATgctagaaagttaatttttaatggttACTATaagtgaaaatttgattaaattgaatgaatgtaacttctaaatttaaaattcctttatctGAAACcttcttttttcaagaaaatatggtaagaaaataattttatcaattttatcaatCTATATTAATCAATTTgatattgaaaaagataaaaatagtcaGAACATTAGCCTGAAGCAACGCTTAAAGTAGTTTAATccaattacataataatttttttttataatcttattgtgaaagattaaaatataaacgtatttttaattaattaaacatacattctaagcatttaattaagatttcagtTACCCGACGTGAGTCAAAAAAAATCCTTAGCTCAAATACGACGCTATTTACctctaattagaaattttttgaatgagtGAAGTTTAATTTATCGTTAGATTCcattttgaaaatctaaatataaaaagggAATATTCTGATAATGATATGTAAGCGTCAACACGGGTAGGGCTTCTATCTCATGAATAATACTTAAAAGAATGTTAGTAATACTCAAAATTaaacaatcattcttattttCTCGCTTTCGACGATTGTAAACAATCAAAGTTAACGTGGCTGAAAAATTGTGCATTATACTTTAGATACTAAAGAAGATATTGATAcgtcttttattttaaagcttgCACACTTGAAATGATGGGACAATCATTACAACAGATGACAGTCCTCAGATCAAACGCTAAATGAGTTCGGCAATTCTCTTCTGTAAagcaaatgataaaatgaaacattttgttttttaggAGGAACTGAAATTCTAAGAGTTTGCTTACATTTACTTGAAAATTATCGAGGAGTTATTAGAATTAAATCTGAAGGAATAAGTAACATTGAATGCAATGTTGGAGGTGCTGCGATTTAGTATTGAATCTTCATCACCTTCTTAAATTGTCTGTGAGTGAAAAATATCTGCTTGAACCGAGTGACTCTATTCCATCAGCACAAGATGTTGCACTCTATTTCCACACTGTTACTCGACATTCTGAAGGCAGGataatattgtgaagatatcgtaACAGTGTTGTTgtgcattttgtgctaatagaatATCATCCATTTGGGAGTGAGAATCACTGAGATTAGCGAGAGGGTACTCACGGAATCGCGCTGGCCGTCTCCACTCGGATCCTGCCACTCTCCTCCCTGTAGTCGACGCTGATGCACCTCCAGCCGATCTCAGCCATCACGAACGTGCGCTCCACCTCGTACCAGCGGCCCAGGAACTGAAGAGGAAGAGATTAGAGGAGGTATGATGATGTCCTACTGCATACGATTGCATACTGATACTGAGAAGGTATACTGATGCTTACACAACATGTTAGAAAATATAACAAGCACTTATGCAAATGGACCCCGATTTCAAAAAAAAGTGGAACCAacgtttatttcttttaaatattgccaaaaaatcaattatgaaattttattaaatacgatgGGTATTTATATGAGAACACTTTGATTTCTCTTGAAAttgtaaagcaaaattaaaaaaaaaataatttttatatgatgctAACTGTGTAAAATGCCATCCCATGTTCCATTCGCATTCATCTATGAACATATTTTTGTCGATAAAATTCGCAATTATGTTTCTCTCTAAGTACAAGGAGAACtatcacaaatttaaatgaagatactTATGGTAAGAATGTAAATGAATTGAGTAAAGGAAAACTGCGAAATGCAAATGCCAATCCGGCAGCACATCACTCGAGCATATCGATTTAAATTTGTTAAGCACGGATACTAATTACTATTCTGTTTGATCGATCCTTACTTGAATACAGTAGGAGAATCTAAAATGCTCCATTCGAATAATGTGCTTTCACTCACTCACGGTTCATGATTTCAGTGCTGCAAAGAATATTTCACAAGAGAATacaatcaaaaaacattttttaagcacAGATTTACCTCTAAGTAGCTCAGAATGTTTCGTTTTACTTATTCGAATCGCATTTTAGAAAATCATAGACATATTCTTTTTTCGATGAGTGACatctaacaaaagaaaatgaactcTCCAGAGTACAGTTTCTCACACGGTATTTTTTTGTTCGCTATTgtgaatatatgttaatatatatttaaggaatATGTTTGGTATATGCAGTTCTGATGATGACatgaaatgcatttcattttgtaTAGATAAGTGATTTAACTCATTGCTGtgatccccccccccattttctAATTAACTTTCATTGCGCATTTCATAATATAGCAATTTTGCTTAGTTGCAGTTAAAATCCCCTACAGTAGTTAATTTTGTTGGGAAGGTGAGGAGGAAGGTCCGTGTTTGACCAGTTCGTGGTTAGGGGCCAATTGCCTCGTAGAAGATGTCAGTTTGAagatcaaaattagaaatcttgtacAGCTCCTGCGAAACAACGAAGAATTGATCTCCCCAGACCCAAGTCCTGAATAAATATTCGCCTCGTACCTCAATTAAGCCCttctccaaaaaatattaacttcaacaGAATTCCACAACACACAAAACACTCCCTTTATCAACATTgtattatatatagttatttaagtgtgtgtgtgtgcaccgtatgtaaatttaatttttttttcttcttaataaatcttccgacgtatatcctttcaaccaacagggaatcctagagattccaagttcggggatattctgtggcggaAGAAAGAAAGTGTTATGGCGGATTATGTTAAAGGCAGCAGtgggccacaacaaatcctgtcgatactgctacgttcaatGGTGGCGAGGTGGTCGGcagtacacaagaagaagaagaagtagATAATTTGTTATTCAGTTTGTACATTAATCtgtttaattatgtattttatgatACCTAAGCAATGAGCGGTcattgttacttaaatttaattcatagtgaataatcttaattaaatctcatctttttattaaatcactCTGTTGAATGTTTTTATAACAGGTGAATGTTAGAGCCTAAGCCAACCATTTCGTTAGTTGCAAAACATTTgcatacattttcattttgttttcaaaatataatttagttccGAGGGTAGTGAATTTTTGTGCAATGCCCCCCCACCCGGTagtttccaatttcttttttagttgTTTACAGCAATTGACTCTTGCAGCGTACCAAAAATTCAAGTTATTGCCATTacgaaattaatataattaatttggtgGGTGTGCTAGCTTATCTCAGAAATCAGCTGCTTtgcttaatatataattatttcagttcGAAGATGTTTCATACATTACCAGCAGGGCCTGTGTGGCGTTGCCCGTGATAACATGAATGTCAGGCAAAatcggaattaaaataatataaaataaggctatagaaaagaaataaaaaaagaaccacGTCTTTGTCATAATGATACTGCGTGGGCAAGATGATCAAAACCTCAATAAATAACTGGAAATGAAGGTGCACCAAACAAAGAGACAATGGAAGTAGGAAGTTTGTTGCACATATTgttattggaatttaaattatataaaaaagattttcatgaTGCTTGATTTCCTCTTTACACCTCACTCCTTTATTGGAACTGGAAAATGTGGCTCCTTGCCAGATTAAGGAAGATCCTCCCTCAGATCTGCGGTACAGTGGCGGATCAGTAAAGCAAATCATTGAACTCAGCAAAAAAGCAATTcattgaaaaatcaatgaaagaaagGAAGTATTTTGATTGCTCTTTTATAAATGAGAGAGAAATCCTAGACTAATGAccacaaaaaaatctgaaaaagaaatgtgTTAGCATGCTTGGAGCAAGGAGTTGAGTTTCAAGTCTTAAAATATCTCCGTAAAAAGTTACTAATTTTTGAGCATTTCTCAAAATTCAGTGAATTAGTCAGaggttcaaaaaaatttcttttatcgcAATTGTTAGCTCTCTTCGATGGTGCACAGACTGTTTTTTTTCTACAGAAACGATACTACGAGTCGATAGGGAGGTAAAGGTCCAAGATAACATAAAACATTAAGTAAAAAACTCGgtacattcaattttaaaatacaggtTTCAAGATGCGATGAGACAGCCTAAGTAGCCATGTGTAAAATTTCACGATCGGAAATGTGATAGATttgtacacacacacacgaaCACTTCTTTTTATAAACATAGATTTCTCAGTTTTGATTGCAATTTCAATATTAGCACTGCCTACCATTAAATTCCGGCGAAATATGCAGATTGTAGTTTATAAAAAGTGTAGGGGACCGCTATTTCGGTCATTATCCTAGACTAATCATTTTATGAATGCCTTTGCTTTAAAGTTAAGATTATGAGGTCACAATGGCATTCGCGCAGCTACAGAGCGCAGTAGTCATTCTCAAAAGTCAACTCAAGTACATTTGAAACATTCTTCTTTAAGCAGGCCATGCATATAAATATCAGATTTCTTTATGTTGTAGCAATGGGGGAATGAAAATCAAGATACCATTCTCATTTGGTTTCCAAATAAATGTCATTACAAATCAGACTGAagcaaatgcattaaatttttaatattagacgAGACCTGAAAggctcttctttttatttcctatgtaatgatttttttttttaaatttgtatttaagctTTTAAAGACAGGCCATAAGTTGTTTGTCTAAAATGCTTATGTTGCATTATtggatttatcatgaaatttatatTGTGCTGAAacgatgtttaaaaatatttgtaatagtatgagtaaaaaaaaaaaattaatgaataggaaattaaagtatattcaaatcaaattttcaaaagttatacaCTGATCAAATATCGTCTgctaacaaaatatataatttcaaagccTCATGCCACTTGATAAATAATTGCACAGAATAATTTtcctcttcttcttttttttagttttattaacaagtaaaatatttgtcatgacttcttattctaattaaatcgatttcaaaatatacacttataattcttttattttaccgAAACTGTTGTCCTGCAATGATCTTATTTCAACATCCTACATATTTCTGTTTAAcaatttaacaaaagaataacTTCTAAAATTCCAGCTAGGCACAAATAAACCATGCTTGGACACCATTTTTtcaacttccacaccacacaaaTGAGAAGAATTTCGATTCTAGACAACATATTCAATTCCCCAAGTCCACAAACACTGCGTAAATATAGTAAAATCAGTTTCCGGATCAGGAACTGTTTTGTATCAAAACTGAGACTTTAGTGGCCGCCGTGGCAGCCACAGAACAAAAAAACAGCAGGAACATTCGCTTATATTTAAATGCCGCGTGTTAAATGTAAGcgaaaattagcatttattttttgatgtgaGCGCGATATACAGATAGTCAATTGACAACGTTTATTCTGTTTTATGTCTGTCATATCAATCAAATAAGTTAGATAAATATTGTTGACTTACGTCTTGGGCGGAGAAATTGGACTGCATCGGCGGGCTTGGACACGCCCCGAGCAATAGTGTCTGCGCATGGACATAACAGACGAGGAATGCGTAGAAAATCGCTGCACCAGTCACAAAGTGACAGTTCCGATGTCCTGCCATGTTGCTTCGAGAGATCAGTTCCCGTCCCGGATTCGAGTCTCGCTTATATACCCAGGAAGTGGGCAAAAGTCATAAGCGAACTTGTGACCGATTTTCAAGAGCACCGGGGGTCACGATAAAGTAGTGACAGAACAGCTCTTCCGCCCGACTTTTCTGACCTTGATGTGAAATTTATCCggtaattaaaagtaaacagaGGGAAACAAAAAGAGTGCtcctgttattttttattctctttactTTAAGAGAAATGGTTCCTGTATTTTGAGTTCTCTGAAATGGTGGAATTTCAGTGatttataactatattaaaatatgtattttcagtTTGTAAGAGAAATTTCAGATGTCATTCTCTTTTAACTTGTaacgtatttttgaaataacagaaattgaaatcatttcagaaatagatgtaaagaatttcgaagctaatagaaaaatgtttttgtaacattttttgtttttattgtattggAAGATACTGTGCATGACTTTTTTCTCTTAGCTTGATGCAGAATTCCCTTGCGATTTATTTGAATACAATCATTAAACCAGGCAATGATCAAATAAGTACgtataaattagaaagaaaaatatttcattttatgtttcaacataaaatgaaatcacgaatttaaatgaagtttttttgaacgttatttttttttaacaatagaatcgcagtaaatttgtaaaaatgggtatttaaaaaaattgaagggaaaaaaagagcgattttttaataattaatttgtgaaaaaaatcgaaaatattatttatatgtagcGATAGCTATTTTCATGTTTTAGTGTAGGCTGAagcaagtattttataatttaaaaaaaattcaaaatagcagATGTACATCGCAAcagaattcgatattttttcttcaaactaGGCTGAAGTGCGAAAGGCGCTGAATTCCTAAATGTTGAATAATAGAGAGGGATTTTCACTGATTACACTTAATTAAGGTGAAATGATTTGACATGTTTGACGAttagatttcaaacaaaaaaactttattatgagTCAGAATGAAAGAAGTTGTTATTGTTTTGCACTTAATGAATAGGCACTCGTCCTTCTTTCTTAGGTATCCCAAAATATGCAGTTAATTATTGAATTCCAACAGCTTTGAAATGATTCTGGAGCAGGGAAGATGGAAAGAATTCGTGTTCCGCTTATAGATAGACCTATATATTAATggtatgaaattttctaataattatatttttttactttcaatttatcatggcatttttttttttctgatttatgaaATAGAAGCCTTAATGGtccatttatgaataaatttttttgtcatgcTGGTAAAATGGAAGTTTCAGTTGGGAAATAATTgcttagaaagaaagaaagactcaattgaaattgaaaggaaattaaaactgttttgatttgaattgcaataaaaagaaatgaaataaactgtGAATCAAATTTCTGCTAGtcccatgaaaaaaaaatgttgacgaAACAAAcctatacaaataatttatttttgcttttataaaccTAAATTTGATGAAGGTTTTTAAAGATTCCACAATTTTCTCacaagttgaaaaaaataattgctaaggTTTGGAATATCATATTGAATCAGAAGTGAGATTTTTCCACGCTGTgctaaatatagttttttaattgcggagcttataaatatttttatcgttgCCAAGCAAGGACAAGCTTTGTTAATAACATTATCGGTGAGAAACGAAATGGTACAGATCGCTTTGTGTATGTATTGTCAAACTGAATtaatctaaaaagtaaaaaaaaaaaaaaaaaaaaaaaaaaaaagataatttctgatGGGAAGTGACatcttttaaaactgaaatgcgGCTATGCAcgtgttagataaaaaaaaaaaaaaaaccaaataacaaacgaaatgaattatgaaataaatgattacttCTCAAGGTGATGATAATGAgattcaaaattctgattttaatacAGGTGCCTTCTATATGTGTATTTAATCAGAGTAATAATAAATCTGTTAGCGAAcgagacttttaaaaataaatgagaataattCAGAAGGGatataattttgagatttttaagtTAATAGCAATTAAGAAGTAGCATTAGCTATGCGTAATATAAGAATACTATTgtgattaagaaataattaaatttattctctttttctgGAATTTAGAATTTTGCTTGATCTTTGCAATTATTTGTAGTTTATATGATGGGTATGGAGAAATACATTAACGCTTCTGTGTACATCGAGATTCTAATCTTGTTCTTGAATTTTGGGGTCACACTCGggatttttaatgttcatttataTTCCCGATTCTTTAATactaagaaacaaaattatttcatatgattaAGCAGATtcgaattatttcattgaaattttcctGCTTGCATTCACTTGAAAAGTCCACTGGGGGTGGAGGACACTTCGACGATGGAGGATCAAAAGTTGCTGTCAAAGTAAACTCGATTTCATTGACTGACTAATTGTTCCATTTCTGATGACGGAACATACCTCCGTGTGATAGTTCCGCTTACGTGATTCTGGTAATGGCAGGTACACAGTTCGCAGCATCCGTATTGCCATTTGTGACGATCGTTCAGTTTCACCGTATATCTTCATGGCAGAATGAATAGTTCTTTATGACTATGTGAAACTGTTCTGTTTACAAATGGGGCTGCGGAATATATTATGCAACTGAAATCCTCAAGCAGTGGGTGACATGGTGCAAAATGGCACAAATTGTTTATGCTATTAGGGTCATTAGCTGAACATTTGAATGTTCATTTGGTTTTGCtagcttttcttttaaaactaaaacaattcATCCCAATGAGACTGTCAATGAGTATTATGTAAGAATATTAAAACTGTAAGGCTTTAAAAACAGCTGACAGATGCAGAGTATTTATGTATTTGTTAGATATTGTGACTTATGTAAGTTTCTAAAGCTCTGGGAAGAGGTGatatttctttccaaaagaaTCCTATTAGTTCGTGCTATTAGGGATACAGTATATTATACACAGTAAGCTTTTATCGCTAAATAATAGCGAACCTCAGAGCTCGAAACAAATAAAAACCGGAAAGAGCGAAAAATAGTCTACCCGTTCTTTAATAGCAGGTTGAAAGAATCATTTCATTCTTCGGTTAAGTGAAGTGCAGAGTGGATAGATAACTACTGAAAATGTGGGTCGAGCGTCTGCTTCGATCTGATTGCTGGCCTGGAGATACCTTTCTGCTGACCTTGAACGCCAAATGTCGGCCGCTACATCCCGGACCTTTAGCGGCAAAGTAAATAAACCTGTCTTTGATCTCTGAGGTCAAAGTCAGAAAGAAAAAGAGATAATGAGAATTGAGATATCCCcaagaagaaataaaagttaactAAATGACGAAGTTACAAACGTTAAAGTTTATTGCGCAgttgaataatttttgtctttctcCCCCTTCAGCCGATGCAGTTGACTGATGCTGTTTTAGTACGCTGTAAAAGCACAAGATTCATACAGTTGTATGAAATAATAGATTATTTAACAGAGTATTTTATTGTATCATTCTCGTGTACACTTTTTTGCTCTAACCTCtgtttttgatgtaataaaaataaaataaaataatatgataaaataaaaataatatgatcataaaaatgtaataagtttGAAAAGCATGAATACTTCATTTCAAACAGTTACGGTATTTTTCTTTTCGTGCTactgctaaaatatattattttaatctttattgaatattttgattgaaaatttaacgTAGTGTTAGAGTTTAGGGATACACTTGCCTTTACTGAAGTCTGGCTTTCAAAATCCCTCTACTggtagaatattattattattaaaggtcTTTAAGTAGTTTATTCGATTTTTACATCGATGATGGCTATTCCCTTCCttcaagaaatacaattttttttttcgcttattgCTAATAAGTGTCAGTTTGATACTGAAGTTCTATCATTAACTTTAGTAATAACagtactttcattttattttttcacgttCTTCACGAAAACTAGAACTgtgtaaataaaatcaatatagtaatggtatttaaataatgatagcaaaaataagtagaaatagaagaagtatattaaaaaataagtacagTTTTAGGAAGAATAAACAAGAACTACAATATTGCAGAATCAGTGATCGCTCAGAAGCCATCCAAGGAATGTTTAATTTGATGCTCAAATTGGGATGACCGGCAGTATGTAGGAAACTTGCATAAAGTTTCTTCTTATCGTGTTGCATCGAAAATGGAATGTaatcgaaaaataaatcttagaatgatttttcaaaatgttcgTAACAAAAATCTTAATGGAGATCATGAACAAAAGAACTCTCTGGTAACT encodes:
- the LOC129967070 gene encoding apolipoprotein D-like → MAGHRNCHFVTGAAIFYAFLVCYVHAQTLLLGACPSPPMQSNFSAQDFLGRWYEVERTFVMAEIGWRCISVDYREESGRIRVETASAIPFRRSMTAVATFTPNSPARIILRGEGSLPTQSTNYVLMSDYENYAVVWSCRNVDPPLPISGLDFLRNLSHTENLWILSRKRTLDADVREKIYGFLDTNAITRRTLRPVPQDNCQETSSVTPS